In Setaria italica strain Yugu1 chromosome I, Setaria_italica_v2.0, whole genome shotgun sequence, the genomic window CGTGCGTGTCTGCGGATGCAAAGCTgccttgttttcctttttttacaCGGGAATTTGAATGAATAAACCAAGGCAATCCGTACAGCAATGAGTAACCTGGTCCCTCTTTTTTTCCAGAAAAAAATCATTCTCTATTAAACACCGTACTTAGTCATTAGAAGCGCGTGTTATTGTGCAATGACCCTGCTCAAGTACGTGCTCTGACCGATAAATGGACTAGCATACAAACACATGAATTGAAATCGAAATCTTGGACTGCAAGTACAGATATGAACAAGCTCTGACATGGGCCATCCTCTGAATTGTTTTGCAGGAGCTAACCGTTGACATCGTGCTGACCGACTACTGCATGCcggagatgaccggctatgaccTTCTCAAGGCCATCAAGGTAAACCATCATCCTGCTGCATCCTTCATTTGACTTCAACTCCGGTCTTGTTCCGGATGAATTGGATGCTAAACCTTTTGAATCGTCAGGCGTTGAGCTCCCCGAACCCGATCCCGGTGGTCGTAATGTCGTCGGAGAATGAGCCCCAGAGGATCAGCAGGTGAAATTCTCCCCCTTTCCCCACCTTCATCATATTGTGCAAGTGCAAAGCAGATGCCGTTATATACTTACGCGAACGAAAGCCGCTTTTGCGCTCTGACTATGTTCTGACCATGGTTTTAGGCACCCTTTCTGAAAGCTAGATTTGCGCtgcttttcagaagaaaaaaaggctTAGATTTGCATTGCACATCAACGCTAACAAGGCCCACCACCTCTTTGTATAAAGCAGATGCTTAACAGCCGGTGCTGAGGATTTCATCCTCAAGCCCCTCAAGTCCAAGGACGTGCAGCGCTTGCGCAACTGCTCCAACTCTGCCAAGCCCAAGGGCGCAGATGATGCTCATCAGTGCAAGAGCTtgagcagcaggaggaagatCACGTCCGAGCAGAGATCACAAATTACACGGCTAGCCATGGCAAGGCTAACCATTCCTTGCTGTTCCTTCAAATGTAAACACATCAACTTATCATGACGCTGATGAAGCGATGCCTTGTGCTATTCTCTTTGCAGGTGCTGAATGCCTCCAGCATCGAGCTATCTCACTACTTCCAGTTCCTTTTCAAGTTCATCCTGCTCGCCTACGCGGTGCTGTGCTTGGGTGAGCTCCTCCACAGATGGTCCAACGGCTCCTTCCTCTCCCTGTGGTCATCCTGAGAACTGAAACCCAAGCAATATGAGTGTAACTAAGGTTGCaagctttttcctttttaatttgaTTCTCCTTGTAATCCAGGCATGAGGAGCTAGTTCGTCCTCGCTCGCTCCATATATTTCAGTTTCAGCAGCTGCTTCTTAGGTAGATTATTGTTTGTTTGGAGGCCCTAACAGCGCGCGACTCGGGTTAATCTAGCTCTCCCCGGTTCTTGAGCGTCGCTTCCCGGGAGAAAGATCAGAAGAACCGCGATAATGTGATGATATGATATCCCCCTTTTGCTGATTTGTATAGATGCATGATTTGAGAGGGTATCTAATGTCGTTGTTAATGGAGATCTCGACTTGATCCGCTGATGCAATTGCCAAGGGACAGCTGCTCTACCATTTCTTATGCTGGGTGGACGCGGACGTTCACCTGCCCCGGACCTCTCACTGCATGAGTAAGAGAAACAACAAGAGTTGACTAGGATGTGACGCCGGAATCATCTTAGGGGGAAAgggcaattaattaaataaataagtaaattatATTGCGACGATTACACTACGCCCATCACGTCAGTACAATAATCTTTGtgtaaaatataaatatttgggTGCTGCTATTGATTGAACATGGTCCAACGGAAGATAGATTACTAATCTAACCGGAcaagcaaggaaatccttgtgATAGCAACCATCAaatgagggggtgtttggatacgaggtgctaaactttaacagtgtcacatcggatgttcggatgctaattaggagaactaaacatgagctaattataaaactaattgcagaaccctgtgctaattcgcgtgacgaatctattaagcctaattaatccatcattagcaaatggttactgtagcaccacattgtcaaatcatggactaattaggcttaatagattcgtctcacgaattacactccatctgtgcaattagttttgtaattagtctatgtttaatactcctaattagcatccaaacattcgatgtgacgggtgttaaactttaacaccatggagccaaacaggccctgaatGACTTCCTAGTACCAGGGGAAATCATTTTTACACTGTTTCCCAAGGGCGCCGTTCAGAGTTGAGGATGGACTTCAAATCCTGTAAtcattcag contains:
- the LOC101767490 gene encoding two-component response regulator ORR2, with the protein product MGAGGEGKAAAAAVRVLVVDDSPVDRKVVELLLRNHKGGAAPFHVTAVDSGKKAMELLGPKGQGRLDSSAADANELTVDIVLTDYCMPEMTGYDLLKAIKALSSPNPIPVVVMSSENEPQRISRCLTAGAEDFILKPLKSKDVQRLRNCSNSAKPKGADDAHQCKSLSSRRKITSEQRSQITRLAMVLNASSIELSHYFQFLFKFILLAYAVLCLGELLHRWSNGSFLSLWSS